From bacterium, the proteins below share one genomic window:
- a CDS encoding right-handed parallel beta-helix repeat-containing protein encodes MKKDVLKMVMVVLATLAVLGTAMVGTGYALSLTSPINGIDTWDATPSLTWYWNGPDTAQQFIVQVDERNDFLYPLEFEVNLLFDSIGDYGLNVSGGGFGGPGVTHSFNIPDSLALDCVPEGEITRYYWRVIVDEDTKSNLGWFDIVPPVLQYPLNGFDVYSATPDLVFGAAENLSDSSANDVIDSWAIWIDKDPGFAERTEFNPDGSTEQWPKIVTTADSQAIWGLDPTQGFYAVDTGSFNLKNGTYYWRVMGYSDEGAGGSGRPYTNWSTTWSFTIRPVDLRSLIDGLTTNSPQPTFCWDARVGIPYEGVLNALDLAAGGPGITQTGGGDDASDSYIFQFGWFNNDNFEDENEREGSGVDTAALNANNLLIQAWIPGTITCFTIGDTYPGLVYDQQSTDLFQALNAGRLPEGTYWWRVMSVNAHSWSDSTNWSVKWRVIVDLEDCIPPEAPILQSPGQCTTTGTNGGDRINTGTPTFTWTEVADPSGSQPSDLWYEIQLDHDESFSIADSEDVEYDLWIRNGNDAAAAPSEVSSFLFSNGQDANGNQVAWLSDRTTAWTGAVLPDGIWFWRVRALDPSCNEVVGNWSEICYFTVDTTAPVARLIYPGADSEFCSRQFHINDCTPTLEWVDLPPYGARPNGLDEPPAVTYQVRIVNRNLGVYDSTNVVNLPSSDANGWVDVGGGGTQHSFITTVCLEDSDTDGDFYWWELQVTDDAGNTWSDSFAFIVDTKAPTTPQDLSDTPDNGAYVADPTPTFIWNEGDTTSQTHWVDWSATAATYLTSTDDGNPPETYAWVISHGEELRYDLQIAPMETGWSSPIVDVTELTQPTYTAALADGNYMWRVRARDCAGNISPWKTQVFIIDTIPPCTPELLSPSNGIALPDTTPLFDWADVTDPNIISYNIQVDTESSFTAPLVIDQWNTGTPPVSSYQTADSEALDNRVIYYWRVTAYDKAGNQCASQVWSFNPEMEAPADPVLLSPFGCVSYRDEGYAVEPDISPSVFSGTGGPLSRPFSRTRPTFYWEDTDTQQRTISYIFELVKAKDAGDPDFIDPDVSVSGLTESQYTLPPAYELNEGHYYWRVIAVDDAGNRSNGGNMMVFTVDLTPPDMPNYSSPDDAIIFNDDTPTLDWDEPEAYDLRYQLQIDDDADFSSPILDINDFESQLVGGDNPLDGSTTGYIHGSQMTVTPALPEGTYYWRVRAMDCAGNISEWSHTSPYRRFTIDTTAPDAPNLISPEDFYITNDITPTMTWEQVVDSKTYHSSELSGNFLNSDYCDKVYYLIQIESDNDLTTADHSNNGDIFDETIEYSNDPRDPHDVYHPEMFQVLDGRMTFTPTILPSIGAGKTFYWRVTAIDCAENESTWSEIRAIRIDPHVDSCPSLVSPDDGTYTNDDTPFFDWSDEGSAYEDEGTGPSIDKITYNIQIDNNIDFASPEVDEWTKVSSYVPTVALRDGTYYWRVGGVDEAGNRCCKTGWSTDVWEIHIDTRIADCFVSCKSVRLVTPADGQCVNDATPIFDWDPMGDPSAPIVYTLQVSDDIKFTDPLEINISELPFEPLMEFRTNGVPSIQNIANSRWPIDQDGNGRFNITEADYQAYNGQFGGRFEGALAGLNAFPEGIYYWRVKAFDQATNSTNWSTPNRFEVDLKSPATPTLIHPAKVSKVVGDMTPSPVTDSTPIFEWTATPDATYYIFQMDRDSDFSSPEVNVKVLDQGYSTVEYTLPNEYAMLMGEVYYWRVAAVDCGGNQSAFTGAWSVKKSATYVNRILDDVPPYDDRIYQEDTVWSLSNSPYIIEDLVQVQPGVTLTVEPGVEVLFRPFSTLTDPNQPPELVIQGTLVAAGRAPSPEGTIPELRITFSTWTRPDGQVYYPQAGDWQRIKFEETSEGSIISYADIRYGGWYADGLGEYHRGNIEVYGSDVVIDHIRSTNSAAYGILYSGDKTADMTNDPEPAMNPTLTNSEFTDNRLDGADFKLDDGRITIDNCEFARNGRWGILNEGNYYVGNHTDLVVTNCDIHDNGVRPTDVDGAGGGIYSTATASETITDNLIQDNDGWAIIKGQNRLGDCVGGYIIKDNLIKGNNHNAIWIDATNHCTDTVWYANYAVAGTSWNYNDLVPYFVQRVIVEEDVTLTIMPGNVIKFDETKPKSEGAGLEIRGRLIADGDPGGDLHAFDIIEPGQNCCPPFERTIRPSDWSENFIVFTSYFDDDFGGNTNCDGQSEARVADDGDWQGILFRDQSRDDSLINRSIILYSEDGVELHNASPTITSNKIAYNTYRAIAVRNNSDPLIEWNHLTYNDSYSPDDDFTYTDDPTGHIAGTIATFCWEEAEPIIRHNLINYNRNYAIGITANNAYLITDNEIFGNQYDAIKVCGDITRPAVEAEVVEAGPALAPSAQGTPSVTWHETDAPFYIPDGLTVTNGAFWAIDPGVTIKVRGSIYLNDNARIRAVGTTGQGQIIFTSYRDDNYGGDTNADEDYMEATIGDWGGIAFNDATTSGELEEVVIKYAAVGVDCAANAPSIKRANFIWNGIGVKCTLGASPAITQSVFTENAEYGIYTSTGSNPLIGGSEEDMNEFLSNANYAVYNSDEDVLINAKYNWWGDATGPADKSKTRPYYNLNGLGDRVSDYVDYKPWSKEGHTPIAEAGADMTVEANTTVILDGSKSYDLDKNDVLAYVWTQTAGPETVILDQVEHPTFVPNYVGDYTFQLVVIDPSGRTSHPDAVTIHVVSSTTQVKLRLGKEVYEQRPGQTFELNVYVGDDFHKGKDIYGVAFTLNFTRSDILDYVSATPGKYLDSDPNKLVLIENHEDVAKVDEAAGKIEIGISRKKGIHGTGVTGYDESEALVKITFKLAEEPACQVGDLIDLSFSDVEVRNSANEPVGVKMTSAQIRVIAGNIYNLVIWPGDTNNDGYVDAKDILPIGMYWKVSGKPRASATTQWIGQSMIGWSTVAATYADANGDGVVDAKDVLSVGLNWHQSHTVITAAPIAAASEERIDYAAYLEAFRDMYEALGDGNSELKQVLADYISLGMGAMVPTKTMLGQNYPNPMNPETFLPFSLSQEAGVTVNIFDLSGRLVRSLDLGVLTAGSYISKDRAAYWDGKDNSGQEVASGIYFYQLKAGSFEATRKMIVVK; translated from the coding sequence ATGAAGAAAGATGTACTAAAAATGGTGATGGTAGTGTTAGCCACCCTGGCTGTGTTGGGGACAGCCATGGTGGGCACGGGGTATGCCCTGTCCTTGACCAGTCCCATTAACGGGATTGACACCTGGGACGCTACCCCATCTTTGACCTGGTACTGGAACGGGCCTGATACGGCTCAACAGTTTATTGTCCAGGTCGATGAGCGGAATGACTTTCTTTATCCGTTAGAATTCGAGGTTAATCTCCTTTTTGACAGCATAGGGGATTATGGTTTAAATGTGTCTGGTGGTGGTTTTGGAGGTCCGGGGGTAACACATTCCTTTAACATACCCGACAGCCTGGCCCTGGACTGTGTACCGGAAGGTGAAATCACCAGGTACTACTGGCGGGTCATTGTGGATGAGGACACCAAGAGCAACCTGGGCTGGTTTGACATAGTCCCACCGGTGCTGCAGTATCCTTTAAATGGGTTTGATGTTTACAGCGCCACGCCTGACCTAGTATTCGGCGCGGCCGAGAACCTGTCCGACAGCAGCGCCAATGATGTGATTGACAGTTGGGCCATTTGGATAGATAAAGATCCAGGTTTTGCGGAGCGGACAGAATTCAATCCGGATGGCTCCACGGAACAATGGCCGAAGATTGTCACTACCGCCGACAGTCAGGCCATCTGGGGACTTGATCCCACCCAGGGGTTCTATGCCGTTGACACCGGCTCCTTTAACCTCAAGAACGGAACTTACTACTGGCGGGTGATGGGTTATTCTGATGAGGGGGCGGGTGGTTCTGGGAGGCCTTACACCAACTGGAGCACCACCTGGTCCTTCACTATCCGGCCGGTGGACCTGCGGTCTCTTATCGACGGCCTCACTACCAATTCACCTCAGCCTACCTTCTGCTGGGATGCCAGGGTGGGCATTCCTTATGAGGGTGTGCTGAATGCGCTGGATTTAGCCGCTGGGGGACCCGGCATTACTCAGACAGGTGGCGGAGACGATGCCAGTGACTCTTACATCTTCCAGTTCGGCTGGTTCAATAATGATAACTTTGAGGATGAAAATGAGAGAGAAGGGTCGGGGGTAGATACAGCCGCCCTAAACGCCAATAATCTCCTCATTCAGGCCTGGATACCCGGCACCATAACGTGCTTTACCATTGGGGACACCTATCCGGGCTTAGTCTATGATCAACAGTCCACTGATCTCTTCCAGGCTCTCAACGCCGGTCGTCTACCCGAAGGCACCTACTGGTGGCGGGTTATGTCGGTCAACGCCCATTCCTGGAGTGACTCCACTAACTGGAGTGTCAAGTGGCGGGTCATCGTAGACTTGGAAGACTGTATCCCGCCTGAGGCGCCTATCCTCCAGTCACCGGGCCAGTGCACCACCACCGGCACTAATGGAGGAGACCGGATCAATACGGGTACGCCTACCTTCACCTGGACCGAGGTGGCTGATCCTTCAGGGAGTCAGCCCAGTGACCTGTGGTATGAAATCCAGCTTGATCATGACGAGTCTTTCTCGATTGCTGATTCGGAAGATGTGGAGTACGACCTCTGGATCAGAAATGGTAATGATGCTGCGGCGGCGCCTTCAGAGGTTAGCAGCTTTTTGTTTTCTAATGGTCAGGATGCTAACGGCAATCAGGTAGCTTGGCTTTCTGACCGGACGACTGCCTGGACCGGGGCCGTCTTACCGGACGGCATCTGGTTCTGGCGGGTGAGGGCCCTGGATCCTTCCTGTAACGAGGTGGTAGGCAACTGGAGTGAAATCTGTTACTTTACGGTGGATACCACGGCGCCCGTGGCCAGACTGATCTATCCTGGGGCTGACTCAGAGTTCTGCAGCCGGCAGTTCCATATCAATGACTGCACCCCGACTCTGGAGTGGGTTGACCTGCCGCCTTACGGGGCCAGGCCCAATGGTCTGGATGAGCCGCCAGCCGTGACCTATCAAGTTCGAATCGTCAATAGAAATCTGGGCGTCTATGATAGCACGAATGTGGTTAATCTTCCTAGTAGTGATGCTAATGGGTGGGTCGACGTCGGTGGCGGCGGGACCCAGCATAGCTTTATCACCACGGTCTGTCTGGAGGATTCGGATACCGACGGTGATTTTTATTGGTGGGAGCTGCAGGTAACCGATGATGCGGGCAATACCTGGTCTGACTCCTTTGCCTTTATCGTGGACACCAAAGCGCCGACCACTCCCCAGGACCTGTCTGACACTCCGGATAACGGCGCCTATGTGGCCGATCCGACCCCGACCTTTATCTGGAATGAGGGGGATACCACTTCTCAGACGCACTGGGTAGATTGGAGCGCTACGGCGGCTACATATCTTACCAGTACCGATGACGGCAATCCACCTGAGACCTACGCCTGGGTGATCAGTCACGGCGAGGAGCTTCGCTATGACCTGCAGATTGCGCCCATGGAGACAGGCTGGAGCTCACCCATAGTTGACGTGACTGAGCTGACCCAGCCGACTTATACGGCAGCCTTAGCCGATGGCAACTATATGTGGCGGGTGCGGGCCAGGGACTGTGCCGGCAACATCAGTCCATGGAAGACGCAGGTCTTTATCATTGACACCATCCCGCCCTGCACACCTGAGCTGCTCTCTCCATCCAACGGGATCGCCCTGCCCGATACGACTCCCTTATTTGACTGGGCTGATGTGACCGACCCCAATATTATCAGCTACAATATTCAGGTTGATACCGAATCAAGCTTTACGGCTCCCCTGGTTATTGATCAGTGGAACACCGGGACGCCGCCGGTCTCCAGCTATCAAACGGCTGATTCAGAGGCCCTGGATAACCGGGTAATCTATTACTGGCGGGTAACTGCCTATGATAAGGCCGGCAACCAGTGCGCCAGCCAGGTCTGGAGCTTCAATCCGGAAATGGAGGCCCCAGCCGATCCGGTTCTCTTATCGCCTTTTGGCTGTGTCAGCTACCGGGACGAGGGATATGCGGTGGAGCCGGATATTTCACCCAGCGTCTTTTCAGGCACCGGCGGTCCACTCAGCCGGCCCTTCAGCCGAACCAGGCCGACCTTCTATTGGGAGGATACCGATACCCAGCAGCGGACCATATCTTACATCTTCGAGTTGGTCAAGGCCAAAGATGCCGGGGACCCGGACTTTATCGACCCGGACGTCTCTGTCTCTGGTCTGACCGAGTCCCAGTATACCCTGCCACCGGCTTATGAGCTGAATGAGGGGCACTACTACTGGCGGGTCATTGCCGTTGACGATGCCGGCAACAGAAGTAACGGCGGGAATATGATGGTCTTTACCGTGGACCTGACGCCGCCGGATATGCCCAACTATTCCTCACCGGATGACGCCATCATCTTCAACGATGACACCCCCACCTTAGACTGGGATGAGCCAGAGGCTTACGACCTGAGGTATCAGCTCCAGATCGATGATGATGCTGATTTCTCTTCACCTATTCTGGACATAAACGACTTTGAGTCACAATTGGTAGGCGGAGATAACCCCTTAGACGGCAGCACGACCGGTTATATCCACGGCAGTCAAATGACGGTCACGCCGGCCCTGCCGGAAGGAACCTATTATTGGCGAGTGCGGGCGATGGACTGTGCCGGCAACATCTCCGAGTGGAGCCATACCAGTCCTTACCGGAGATTCACCATTGACACCACGGCCCCGGACGCCCCTAATCTGATCTCACCAGAAGATTTCTACATTACCAATGATATTACGCCCACGATGACCTGGGAGCAGGTGGTTGATTCCAAGACTTACCACTCTTCAGAGCTGTCAGGCAACTTCCTTAACTCAGACTACTGCGATAAGGTTTACTACCTCATCCAGATCGAGAGCGATAATGACCTGACCACAGCGGATCATTCCAATAATGGCGACATCTTTGATGAGACCATTGAATATTCCAATGATCCGAGAGACCCTCACGATGTCTATCATCCGGAGATGTTCCAGGTCTTAGATGGCCGTATGACCTTTACGCCAACTATTCTGCCTAGTATCGGGGCCGGCAAGACCTTCTACTGGCGGGTGACGGCCATTGACTGTGCCGAGAATGAGTCCACCTGGTCAGAGATCCGGGCCATCAGGATCGATCCGCACGTAGATTCATGTCCGAGCCTGGTTTCACCGGATGACGGCACCTATACCAACGATGACACCCCCTTCTTTGACTGGTCGGATGAGGGGTCAGCCTACGAGGATGAGGGCACCGGGCCGAGCATAGACAAAATCACCTATAATATTCAGATTGACAACAACATCGACTTTGCCTCACCCGAGGTAGATGAGTGGACCAAGGTCTCCAGCTATGTGCCGACCGTGGCCCTAAGAGACGGCACTTACTATTGGAGAGTCGGTGGTGTGGATGAGGCCGGCAACCGCTGCTGCAAGACCGGCTGGTCGACCGATGTCTGGGAGATTCATATTGATACTCGGATTGCCGACTGTTTTGTGAGCTGCAAGTCAGTGAGACTGGTCACACCGGCGGACGGTCAGTGCGTCAATGATGCCACCCCTATCTTTGACTGGGATCCAATGGGCGATCCTTCCGCCCCCATCGTCTACACCCTGCAGGTAAGCGACGACATCAAGTTCACTGATCCTCTGGAGATAAACATCAGCGAGCTACCCTTTGAGCCGCTGATGGAATTCCGGACCAACGGGGTTCCCAGCATTCAGAATATCGCCAACAGCCGCTGGCCGATTGATCAGGATGGCAACGGCCGATTCAACATCACCGAAGCCGACTATCAGGCCTACAATGGCCAATTTGGCGGCCGGTTTGAGGGGGCCCTGGCCGGCTTGAACGCCTTCCCTGAAGGTATCTACTACTGGCGGGTCAAGGCCTTTGATCAGGCGACTAATTCCACCAACTGGAGCACCCCCAATCGATTTGAGGTCGACCTCAAATCGCCGGCCACGCCGACCCTGATCCACCCGGCTAAGGTAAGTAAGGTAGTGGGTGATATGACGCCCAGTCCGGTGACGGATTCGACCCCCATCTTCGAGTGGACGGCCACGCCGGATGCGACTTACTATATCTTCCAGATGGACCGTGATTCTGATTTCTCCTCGCCTGAGGTAAACGTAAAGGTTCTGGATCAAGGTTATTCCACGGTAGAATACACCCTGCCCAATGAGTATGCCATGCTGATGGGTGAGGTCTACTACTGGCGAGTAGCGGCCGTTGACTGCGGCGGCAACCAGTCGGCCTTCACCGGCGCCTGGTCGGTCAAAAAGTCAGCCACCTATGTCAACCGCATCCTGGACGATGTGCCGCCTTATGATGACCGCATCTATCAAGAAGATACGGTCTGGTCTCTCTCCAATTCACCTTACATCATTGAGGACCTGGTTCAGGTTCAGCCGGGCGTGACCCTGACGGTGGAGCCGGGCGTAGAAGTTCTCTTCCGACCATTCTCCACTCTGACCGATCCTAACCAGCCGCCTGAGCTGGTCATCCAGGGAACCTTAGTAGCGGCCGGGCGGGCGCCGTCTCCGGAAGGCACCATCCCCGAGCTGCGGATCACCTTCAGCACCTGGACCAGACCAGACGGCCAGGTCTATTACCCGCAGGCCGGTGATTGGCAGCGGATCAAATTTGAAGAGACCTCGGAGGGCTCCATCATAAGCTATGCGGATATCCGCTACGGCGGCTGGTATGCTGACGGCCTGGGCGAGTATCACCGGGGCAACATCGAGGTCTACGGCAGTGATGTGGTCATCGACCATATCAGGAGCACTAACTCGGCTGCCTACGGCATACTTTACAGCGGTGACAAGACGGCCGATATGACCAATGATCCTGAGCCGGCCATGAATCCGACCTTGACTAATTCAGAATTCACCGACAACCGGTTGGACGGGGCCGACTTCAAGCTGGATGACGGCCGCATCACCATTGACAACTGCGAATTTGCTCGCAACGGCCGTTGGGGCATCCTCAATGAGGGCAACTACTACGTGGGCAACCACACCGACTTAGTGGTGACCAACTGTGATATACACGACAATGGAGTTAGGCCGACTGATGTGGATGGAGCCGGCGGCGGTATCTACTCCACCGCCACCGCCTCTGAGACCATCACCGACAACCTCATCCAGGACAATGACGGCTGGGCCATCATCAAAGGACAGAACCGACTGGGAGATTGTGTGGGCGGTTACATCATCAAGGACAACCTGATCAAGGGCAACAACCATAATGCCATCTGGATCGATGCCACCAACCACTGCACGGATACGGTCTGGTATGCCAACTACGCCGTGGCTGGCACCAGTTGGAACTATAATGACTTAGTGCCCTATTTTGTCCAGCGGGTTATCGTAGAGGAAGACGTCACCCTGACCATTATGCCTGGTAACGTCATCAAGTTCGATGAGACCAAGCCCAAGTCCGAAGGGGCCGGTCTGGAGATCAGAGGCAGACTGATTGCCGACGGCGATCCGGGCGGCGACCTGCATGCCTTTGACATCATTGAGCCGGGCCAGAACTGCTGCCCGCCCTTTGAGCGGACCATCCGCCCCTCCGACTGGAGCGAAAACTTCATCGTCTTCACTTCCTATTTTGACGATGACTTTGGCGGAAACACCAACTGCGATGGTCAATCCGAGGCCAGGGTAGCCGATGACGGCGATTGGCAGGGCATCCTCTTTAGGGATCAATCCCGAGATGATTCCCTCATCAACCGGTCTATCATCCTCTACTCTGAGGATGGGGTAGAGCTGCACAATGCCTCACCGACCATCACCAGCAACAAGATCGCTTACAACACCTACCGGGCTATTGCGGTGAGAAATAACTCTGATCCGCTGATCGAGTGGAACCATCTGACTTACAATGATTCCTACTCCCCGGACGATGACTTCACCTACACCGATGATCCGACGGGCCACATAGCCGGGACTATTGCCACCTTCTGTTGGGAGGAAGCCGAGCCGATTATCAGGCATAACCTGATTAACTACAATCGCAACTATGCCATCGGCATTACGGCCAATAATGCCTATCTGATTACGGACAACGAGATCTTCGGCAATCAGTATGATGCCATTAAGGTCTGCGGCGATATTACTAGGCCGGCGGTTGAAGCTGAAGTAGTGGAAGCCGGCCCGGCTTTAGCCCCGAGCGCTCAGGGGACGCCGTCGGTTACCTGGCATGAAACAGATGCTCCTTTCTATATCCCTGATGGACTGACCGTAACCAACGGCGCCTTCTGGGCCATTGACCCCGGTGTTACCATCAAGGTGAGGGGTTCTATTTACCTGAATGATAATGCTAGGATCAGGGCGGTCGGCACCACCGGCCAGGGGCAGATCATCTTCACCTCTTACCGGGATGACAACTATGGCGGAGACACTAACGCTGATGAGGATTATATGGAAGCCACGATCGGTGACTGGGGCGGCATCGCCTTTAACGACGCTACCACCAGCGGCGAGCTGGAGGAGGTAGTGATTAAGTATGCGGCGGTCGGGGTTGACTGTGCGGCTAATGCGCCGAGTATCAAGCGGGCCAATTTCATCTGGAACGGCATTGGCGTAAAATGCACCCTGGGCGCCTCGCCGGCTATTACCCAATCAGTCTTCACGGAAAACGCCGAATACGGCATTTACACCAGCACCGGTTCCAATCCTCTTATCGGCGGGAGTGAAGAAGATATGAATGAGTTCCTGAGTAATGCCAACTACGCCGTTTACAACTCGGATGAAGATGTGCTGATCAACGCCAAATATAACTGGTGGGGAGACGCCACTGGTCCGGCGGATAAATCCAAGACCAGACCTTATTACAACCTCAATGGTCTGGGAGATAGGGTAAGCGACTATGTTGACTACAAGCCCTGGAGCAAAGAGGGACATACGCCGATAGCCGAGGCCGGAGCCGACATGACGGTGGAGGCCAACACCACGGTCATCCTGGACGGCTCCAAGAGCTATGACCTGGATAAGAACGATGTCCTGGCCTATGTCTGGACCCAGACAGCCGGTCCGGAGACGGTTATCCTTGACCAGGTGGAGCATCCGACCTTTGTGCCCAACTATGTAGGTGATTATACCTTCCAACTGGTGGTGATTGATCCCAGCGGGAGGACCTCGCATCCTGATGCAGTCACTATCCACGTGGTCTCCTCTACTACCCAAGTGAAGCTTAGACTGGGTAAGGAGGTCTATGAGCAGCGTCCTGGCCAGACCTTTGAGCTTAACGTATATGTGGGCGATGACTTCCATAAGGGCAAAGATATTTACGGTGTGGCCTTTACCCTGAACTTCACCCGGTCAGACATCCTGGATTACGTGTCGGCTACGCCTGGCAAATACCTCGATTCTGATCCGAACAAGCTGGTCTTGATTGAGAATCACGAAGATGTGGCCAAGGTAGACGAGGCGGCCGGCAAGATCGAGATCGGTATCAGCCGCAAGAAAGGGATACACGGCACAGGCGTGACAGGTTATGATGAGAGCGAGGCCCTGGTGAAGATAACCTTCAAGCTGGCTGAAGAGCCGGCCTGTCAGGTGGGCGACCTGATCGACCTGAGCTTCTCTGATGTAGAAGTCAGAAACAGCGCCAATGAACCCGTAGGCGTGAAGATGACCTCGGCCCAGATCAGGGTCATTGCAGGCAACATCTACAACCTGGTTATCTGGCCTGGTGATACCAACAACGATGGTTATGTGGATGCCAAGGACATCCTGCCGATAGGCATGTATTGGAAGGTGTCGGGCAAACCGAGAGCCAGCGCCACCACCCAGTGGATTGGCCAGTCAATGATCGGCTGGTCTACGGTAGCGGCCACTTATGCCGATGCCAATGGTGACGGCGTAGTGGATGCCAAAGACGTGCTCTCGGTGGGTCTCAACTGGCACCAGAGCCATACCGTAATCACGGCGGCGCCGATAGCGGCGGCTTCAGAAGAAAGAATAGATTACGCCGCCTATTTAGAGGCCTTCCGGGATATGTACGAAGCCCTGGGAGATGGCAACAGCGAACTGAAGCAAGTCCTGGCGGATTATATCAGCCTGGGTATGGGGGCGATGGTACCGACTAAGACCATGCTGGGTCAGAACTATCCTAACCCGATGAATCCGGAGACCTTCCTGCCCTTCAGTCTGAGCCAGGAGGCCGGGGTAACGGTCAACATCTTTGACCTCTCTGGCCGGTTGGTTCGGAGCCTGGACTTAGGTGTGCTTACAGCCGGAAGCTATATCTCTAAAGACCGGGCTGCTTACTGGGATGGCAAAGATAACAGCGGTCAGGAAGTAGCCAGCGGTATCTACTTCTACCAGCTCAAGGCCGGTTCCTTCGAGGCTACCAGAAAGATGATTGTAGTAAAATAG
- a CDS encoding NAD-dependent epimerase/dehydratase family protein yields MSCKILVTGGAGFIGSHLVDALIGTGHQVRIFDNLDPQVHGPEQKLPEYLNPEAEFIRGDVRDRRALLQAIEGCEIIFHEAAAVGVGQSMYEIQHYMEANTLGTAILWDILVNESNSVRKVLIASSMSNYGEGEYQCDRCGVVYPKLRTKDQLKKKAWEMQCPECEGVVEAIPTTEAKPLYPTSVYAISKKDQEELSLILGRAYNIPTVALRYFNVYGPRQALSNPYTGVAAIFSSRILNGHPPVIFEDGLQSRDFIHVSDIVAANLLAMEAEKANFEILNVGTGRRLTVLDMANILLKDLNRTDLRPEITSKFREGDIRHCYADITKIQGLGFEPKVPFEEGVADLTRWVKNQTAVDIFEHARSELNKKGLVK; encoded by the coding sequence ATGAGTTGTAAGATTCTTGTTACTGGCGGGGCAGGCTTTATTGGTTCTCATTTGGTTGATGCTCTTATAGGGACGGGACATCAGGTCAGGATATTTGATAACCTTGACCCTCAAGTTCATGGCCCTGAACAGAAATTGCCGGAATATCTGAACCCTGAAGCCGAATTCATCAGAGGAGATGTGCGAGATCGCCGGGCGTTATTACAAGCTATCGAAGGGTGCGAAATCATTTTCCATGAGGCGGCGGCAGTCGGAGTCGGCCAGTCGATGTATGAAATCCAGCACTATATGGAAGCTAACACCCTGGGCACAGCTATCCTCTGGGATATTTTGGTTAATGAATCCAACTCGGTAAGAAAGGTTTTGATTGCCTCTTCTATGTCAAATTATGGTGAAGGAGAATATCAATGTGACCGTTGTGGAGTGGTCTATCCAAAGTTGAGAACGAAAGACCAATTAAAGAAAAAAGCCTGGGAGATGCAATGCCCTGAGTGCGAAGGCGTAGTGGAAGCCATCCCCACTACTGAAGCTAAACCCCTCTATCCCACCTCGGTTTATGCCATCTCCAAAAAGGACCAGGAGGAACTAAGCCTAATCCTGGGGCGAGCTTATAATATTCCTACTGTCGCCCTTCGTTATTTTAATGTCTACGGTCCCCGGCAGGCCCTATCTAATCCCTATACCGGGGTGGCCGCCATTTTTTCTTCCAGGATACTCAACGGCCATCCACCGGTCATTTTTGAGGATGGTCTACAGAGCAGAGATTTTATTCATGTGAGTGACATAGTCGCCGCTAATCTCCTGGCTATGGAGGCTGAAAAAGCCAATTTTGAGATACTTAATGTGGGGACCGGTAGAAGGTTGACGGTGTTAGATATGGCTAATATCCTGCTAAAAGACCTTAATCGCACCGACTTAAGGCCCGAGATAACCTCTAAATTTCGAGAGGGAGATATTCGGCACTGTTATGCTGATATTACAAAAATTCAAGGCTTGGGCTTTGAGCCTAAAGTGCCTTTTGAAGAAGGGGTAGCCGATTTAACCCGATGGGTTAAAAATCAGACAGCCGTAGATATCTTTGAACACGCCAGGAGCGAGCTAAATAAAAAAGGGTTGGTGAAATAA